One part of the Raphanus sativus cultivar WK10039 chromosome 7, ASM80110v3, whole genome shotgun sequence genome encodes these proteins:
- the LOC108816551 gene encoding beta-galactosidase — protein MQSFSAVETQHKAKKMKQFNLLSLFLILITFFGLANSTIVSHDERAITIDGQRRILISGSIHYPRSTSDMWPDLINKAKDGGLDAIETYVFWNAHEPSRRQYDFSGNLDLVRFIKTIQSAGLYSVLRIGPYVCAEWNYGGFPVWLHNMPNMKFRTINPSFMNEMQNFTTKIVNMMKEENLFASQGGPIILSQIENEYGNVISSYGAEGKAYIDWCANMANSLDIGVPWLMCQQPNAPQPMIETCNGFYCDQYKPSNPSSPKMWTENWTGWFKNWGGKHPYRTAEDLAFSVARFFQTGGTFQNYYMYHGGTNFGRVAGGPYITTSYDYDAPLDEYGNLNQPKWGHLKQLHTLLKSMEKPLTYGNISTIDLGNSVTATVFTTNEKSSCFIANVNSTADALVNFKGKGYNVPAWSVSVLPDCDKDAYNTARVNTQTSIIAEDSCDEPEKLKWTWRPEFTTQKTILKSSGDLIAKGLVDQKDVTNDASDYLWYMTRVHLDKKDPIWSRNMSLRVHSNAHVLHAYVNGKYVGHQIVRDNKFDYRFEKKVNLVHGTNHLALLSVSVGLQNYGPFFESGPTGINGPVKLVGYKGEETIEKDISKHQWDYKIGLHGFNHKLFSIKSAGHRNLKWSNEKLPADRMLSWYKANFKAPLGKDPVIVDLNGLGKGEVWINGRSIGRYWPSFNSSDDGCTNECDYRGEYGSDKCVFMCGKPTQRWYHVPRAFLNDKGHNTITLFEEMGGDPSMVKFKTVVTGRVCAKVHEHNKVELSCNNRPISAVKFASFGNPSGLCGSFAAGTCEGANDAVKIVAKECVGKLNCTMNVSSHKFGSALDCGDSPKRLFVEVEC, from the exons ATGCAATCATTTTCTGCAGTAGAAACACAACACAAAGCTAAGAAAATGAAACAGTTCAATCTCTTATCCTTGTTCCTCATCCTCATTACTTTCTTTGGTTTAGCTAATTCAACCATTGTCTCTCATGACGAAAGAGCTATCACCATTGATGGACAACGCCGAATCCTGATTTCAGGCTCAATTCACTATCCACGAAGCACTTCTGAT ATGTGGCCTGATCTAATCAACAAAGCTAAGGATGGTGGGTTAGATGCCATCGAGACTTATGTTTTTTGGAACGCACATGAACCATCACGTAGGCAATATGATTTCTCGGGAAATCTTGATCTTGTTCGTTTCATTAAAACCATCCAAAGCGCGGGTCTCTACTCTgttcttcgcattggaccttaTGTTTGCGCGGAATGGAACTATGGAGGCTTCCCGGTGTGGCTGCACAATATGCCTAACATGAAATTCCGAACAATTAACCCAAGTTTCATG AATGAAATGCAAAATTTTACTACAAAAATAGTAAATATGATGAAGGAAGAGAACCTCTTTGCTTCACAAGGTGGTCCAATCATCCTATCTCAG ATCGAGAATGAGTATGGGAACGTGATCTCATCCTATGGAGCGGAGGGTAAAGCCTACATCGATTGGTGTGCCAACATGGCTAACTCTCTAGACATAGGTGTTCCATGGCTTATGTGCCAACAACCCAATGCTCCTCAGCCTATGATCGAGACATGCAATGGATTTTACTGTGACCAGTACAAACCAAGCAATCCAAGCAGCCCAAAGATGTGGACAGAGAATTGGACCGGCTGGTTCAAAAACTGGGGAGGCAAACATCCTTACAGAACCGCTGAAGATCTTGCATTTTCTGTTGCTAGGTTTTTTCAAACGGGAGGAACTTTCCAAAACTATTACATG TACCATGGTGGTACTAACTTTGGAAGAGTTGCAGGAGGTCCATACATTACCACTTCATATGATTATGATGCTCCTCTTGATGAATACG GCAACTTGAACCAACCAAAATGGGGTCACTTGAAACAGCTACACACGTTGTTGAAATCCATGGAGAAACCTTTAACTTACGGCAATATCTCAACGATCGACCTTGGAAATTCCGTCACG GCTACGGTTTTCACAACAAACGAAAAATCAAGCTGCTTCATCGCTAATGTGAACTCAACTGCGGATGCTTTGGTCAACTTCAAAGGGAAAGGCTACAACGTACCGGCTTGGTCCGTGAGTGTTCTTCCTGACTGCGATAAAGATGCTTACAACACTGCAAGAGTGAACACTCAGACATCGATCATTGCCGAAGACTCTTGTGATGAGCCTGAGAAGCTGAAATGGACATGGAGACCCGAGTTCACTACTCAGAAGACTATTCTTAAAAGCAGTGGAGACCTCATTGCCAAGGGTCTTGTAGACCAAAAAGACGTAACAAATGATGCCAGTGACTATCTTTGGTACATGACTAG GGTTCATCTGGACAAGAAAGATCCAATTTGGAGCAGAAACATGTCGCTAAGAGTTCATAGCAACGCTCATGTTCTTCATGCTTACGTAAATGGAAAATACGTAGGTCACCAAATCGTGAGGGACAATAAATTCGATTACAGATTTGAGAAGAAGGTCAACCTCGTTCACGGGACTAATCACCTTGCACTTCTCAGCGTTTCCGTTGGACTTCAG AATTATGGACCATTCTTTGAGAGCGGTCCAACTGGAATCAATGGTCCTGTGAAATTAGTTGGATACAAAGGAGAAGAAACAATCGAGAAAGATATATCGAAGCATCAATGGGACTACAAGATTGGTTTGCATGGATTCAACCATAAACTTTTCAGCATTAAATCTGCTGGTCACCGCAATCTTAAATGGTCAAACGAAAAGTTACCAGCTGATCGTATGCTGTCATGGTACAAG GCAAATTTCAAGGCTCCTCTTGGTAAAGATCCAGTGATTGTTGACTTGAATGGCCTCGGAAAAGGAGAGGTTTGGATCAACGGTCGGAGCATCGGACGTTACTGGCCAAGCTTTAACTCTAGTGATGATGGTTGCACCAACGAATGTGACTACCGTGGGGAGTATGGTAGTGATAAATGTGTTTTTATGTGCGGCAAACCAACTCAAAGAtg GTACCATGTTCCACGAGCCTTCTTGAATGATAAGGGACACAACACTATCACACTATTCGAAGAGATGGGTGGTGACCCCTCAATGGTGAAGTTCAAGACGGTTGTTACCGGAAGAGTTTGTGCCAAGGTTCATGAGCACAACAAAGTGGAGTTGTCTTGCAATAACCGGCCAATTTCAGCCGTCAAATTCGCAAGTTTCGGAAATCCGTCTGGCCTTTGTGGGTCATTCGCGGCTGGTACATGCGAAGGAGCCAATGATGCTGTGAAGATCGTGGCTAAAGAGTGTGTTGGAAAACTAAACTGCACTATGAATGTGTCTTCCCACAAGTTTGGATCTGCTTTGGACTGTGGGGATTCACCTAAAAGGTTGTTTGTGGAA